The Brassica oleracea var. oleracea cultivar TO1000 chromosome C6, BOL, whole genome shotgun sequence genome includes a region encoding these proteins:
- the LOC106300783 gene encoding uncharacterized protein LOC106300783 isoform X5 produces the protein MSPSMILLESCSSFKEQSLHVASVKSILESHASYLMSGKELSSCAQLENFAAGLELIGQKLQISELQNRLDAEFLPAQMCSVKFKEWIVVLATLLQRSERYFMIYSGLIYGCGKHIA, from the exons ATGAGTCCCTCTATGATCTTGCTGGAGAGCTG TTCCTCGTTCAAGGAGCAAAGTCTTCATGTTGCTTCTGTCAAGAGCATACTTGAAAGTCATGCCAGTTATTTGATGTCGGGTAAAGAACTTTCGA GCTGTGCTCAGCTGGAGAATTTCGCAGCAGGACTTGAACTGATTGGTCAAAAG CTGCAAATAAGTGAGCTACAGAACCGGTTAGATGCAGAGTTTCTACCGGCTCAGATGTGTTCAGTGAAGTTCAAAGAATGGATAGTTGTTCTTGCCACTCTCTTACAACGGTCCGAGAG GTACTTTATGATATATTCCGGTCTGATCTACGGTTGTGGAAAGCATATAGCATGA
- the LOC106300783 gene encoding uncharacterized protein LOC106300783 isoform X2: MENLKRKTLSNKVGLIRQLRWKVRFLLISGREIEHAPTESHTLTSPKLLWFLIFGSSHKKSSLDKSSSFKEQSLHVASVKSILESHASYLMSGCAQLENFAAGLELIGQKLQISELQNRLDAEFLPAQMCSVKFKEWIVVLATLLQRSERYFMIYSGLIYGCGKHIA; this comes from the exons ATGGAAAACTTAAAGCGTAAAACCTTGAGTAATAAAGTTGGTCTCATACGCCAATTACGATGGAAGGTGAGGTTTTTGCTGATATCTGGAAGAGAAATTGAGCATGCACCAACAGAATCACATACATTAACATCGCCTAAGCTTCTTTGGTTTCTTATTTTTGGTTCCAGCCACAAGAAGTCATCACTCGATAAGAG TTCCTCGTTCAAGGAGCAAAGTCTTCATGTTGCTTCTGTCAAGAGCATACTTGAAAGTCATGCCAGTTATTTGATGTCGG GCTGTGCTCAGCTGGAGAATTTCGCAGCAGGACTTGAACTGATTGGTCAAAAG CTGCAAATAAGTGAGCTACAGAACCGGTTAGATGCAGAGTTTCTACCGGCTCAGATGTGTTCAGTGAAGTTCAAAGAATGGATAGTTGTTCTTGCCACTCTCTTACAACGGTCCGAGAG GTACTTTATGATATATTCCGGTCTGATCTACGGTTGTGGAAAGCATATAGCATGA
- the LOC106300783 gene encoding uncharacterized protein LOC106300783 isoform X1, giving the protein MENLKRKTLSNKVGLIRQLRWKVRFLLISGREIEHAPTESHTLTSPKLLWFLIFGSSHKKSSLDKSSSFKEQSLHVASVKSILESHASYLMSGKELSSCAQLENFAAGLELIGQKLQISELQNRLDAEFLPAQMCSVKFKEWIVVLATLLQRSERYFMIYSGLIYGCGKHIA; this is encoded by the exons ATGGAAAACTTAAAGCGTAAAACCTTGAGTAATAAAGTTGGTCTCATACGCCAATTACGATGGAAGGTGAGGTTTTTGCTGATATCTGGAAGAGAAATTGAGCATGCACCAACAGAATCACATACATTAACATCGCCTAAGCTTCTTTGGTTTCTTATTTTTGGTTCCAGCCACAAGAAGTCATCACTCGATAAGAG TTCCTCGTTCAAGGAGCAAAGTCTTCATGTTGCTTCTGTCAAGAGCATACTTGAAAGTCATGCCAGTTATTTGATGTCGGGTAAAGAACTTTCGA GCTGTGCTCAGCTGGAGAATTTCGCAGCAGGACTTGAACTGATTGGTCAAAAG CTGCAAATAAGTGAGCTACAGAACCGGTTAGATGCAGAGTTTCTACCGGCTCAGATGTGTTCAGTGAAGTTCAAAGAATGGATAGTTGTTCTTGCCACTCTCTTACAACGGTCCGAGAG GTACTTTATGATATATTCCGGTCTGATCTACGGTTGTGGAAAGCATATAGCATGA
- the LOC106300783 gene encoding uncharacterized protein LOC106300783 isoform X3, with protein sequence MSGLDFTACDGRTRTCRPCFAYPSVEAPSRRFRLQDLHFGLLLAKSSSFKEQSLHVASVKSILESHASYLMSGKELSSCAQLENFAAGLELIGQKLQISELQNRLDAEFLPAQMCSVKFKEWIVVLATLLQRSERYFMIYSGLIYGCGKHIA encoded by the exons ATGTCTGGATTGGACTTCACTGCTTGCGATGGACGGACCAGGACTTGCCGACCCTGCTTCGCCTATCCTTCTGTTGAAGCTCCTTCGAGACG GTTTCGGCTTCAAGATCTTCACTTTGGTCTACTGTTAGCTAAAAG TTCCTCGTTCAAGGAGCAAAGTCTTCATGTTGCTTCTGTCAAGAGCATACTTGAAAGTCATGCCAGTTATTTGATGTCGGGTAAAGAACTTTCGA GCTGTGCTCAGCTGGAGAATTTCGCAGCAGGACTTGAACTGATTGGTCAAAAG CTGCAAATAAGTGAGCTACAGAACCGGTTAGATGCAGAGTTTCTACCGGCTCAGATGTGTTCAGTGAAGTTCAAAGAATGGATAGTTGTTCTTGCCACTCTCTTACAACGGTCCGAGAG GTACTTTATGATATATTCCGGTCTGATCTACGGTTGTGGAAAGCATATAGCATGA
- the LOC106300783 gene encoding uncharacterized protein LOC106300783 isoform X4, protein MSGLDFTACDGRTRTCRPCFAYPSVEAPSRRFRLQDLHFGLLLAKSSSFKEQSLHVASVKSILESHASYLMSGCAQLENFAAGLELIGQKLQISELQNRLDAEFLPAQMCSVKFKEWIVVLATLLQRSERYFMIYSGLIYGCGKHIA, encoded by the exons ATGTCTGGATTGGACTTCACTGCTTGCGATGGACGGACCAGGACTTGCCGACCCTGCTTCGCCTATCCTTCTGTTGAAGCTCCTTCGAGACG GTTTCGGCTTCAAGATCTTCACTTTGGTCTACTGTTAGCTAAAAG TTCCTCGTTCAAGGAGCAAAGTCTTCATGTTGCTTCTGTCAAGAGCATACTTGAAAGTCATGCCAGTTATTTGATGTCGG GCTGTGCTCAGCTGGAGAATTTCGCAGCAGGACTTGAACTGATTGGTCAAAAG CTGCAAATAAGTGAGCTACAGAACCGGTTAGATGCAGAGTTTCTACCGGCTCAGATGTGTTCAGTGAAGTTCAAAGAATGGATAGTTGTTCTTGCCACTCTCTTACAACGGTCCGAGAG GTACTTTATGATATATTCCGGTCTGATCTACGGTTGTGGAAAGCATATAGCATGA
- the LOC106300782 gene encoding pentatricopeptide repeat-containing protein At3g61520, mitochondrial — translation MNTLLSLSRRRNSYYLLNHPRILRRFSADVNPPPGIKPESQESVEARLLENLRKIPHHDWASSETLSSLLATSLPPPAFSQITRRLGSYSLAVSFFHYLDAKSQSLNRREESLSLVFQSAIEFAGSEPDAKAKLLSLYETATEKNIPLTVVATKLLIRWFSRMGMVNESVLVYERLDSGVKNTQVRNVVIDVLFRNKRVDDAFKVLDEMLCKGSVFRPNRITADIVFHEVWRGRLLNEEEIVGLISRFGSHGVAPNCVWLTRFITSLCRNARTDVAWEVLSVLMKNRAAPLQAPSFNALLTVLGRNMEIGRMNDVVVKMVEIKVRPDVVTLGILINTLCKSRRVDEALEVFQEMCGKRTDDGDVIKADSIHFNTLIDGLCKVGRMKEAEELLVKMKTEEGCAPTTVTYNCLIGGYCIAGQLETAKEVVSRMKEDGIKPNVVTLNTLIGGMCRHHGVNMAIAFFADMQREGLQGNVVTYTTLIHAYCSVGNIENAMGLFDQLLEDGCSPDAKIYYALISGLCQARRDHDAVRVVEKLKQSGFSLDLLAYNMLIGLFCDKNNGEKVYEMLTDMEGAKMKPDSITYNTLVSFFCKLKDFESVQKMMENMREDGLHPTVVTYGVIIEAYCSAGDVSEALKLFNDMGSRSKVSPNTVMYNILINAFCKAGNLGQAMSLKEEMKEKMVRPNVETYNALFKCLNEVHQKETVFKLMDEMNQSSCEANQTTVEILMERLTSSDDLIKLKQFMQGYPVGYKVEKNFSFPCL, via the coding sequence ATGAATACTTTGCTATCACTTTCCCGGCGCCGGAACTCCTACTATCTCCTCAACCATCCCCGAATCCTCCGTAGATTCTCCGCCGATGTCAACCCACCTCCCGGAATCAAACCGGAGAGCCAAGAATCAGTGGAAGCCCGGTTACTAGAGAATCTCCGTAAAATCCCACACCACGATTGGGCGTCAAGCGAGACGCTTTCTTCTCTCCTCGCAACCTCTCTACCTCCTCCAGCATTCTCTCAAATCACCCGCCGTCTCGGATCCTACTCTCTAGCAGTCTCCTTCTTCCACTACCTCGACGCGAAATCTCAGTCTCTGAACCGCCGCGAAGAGTCTCTCTCGTTAGTGTTTCAATCGGCTATCGAATTCGCCGGTAGCGAACCCGACGCAAAGGCTAAGCTTCTCAGTCTCTACGAGACCGCCACAGAGAAGAACATCCCGCTCACCGTCGTCGCCACTAAGCTTCTCATCAGATGGTTTTCGCGTATGGGTATGGTGAACGAATCGGTTCTCGTCTACGAACGGCTCGATTCGGGTGTGAAGAACACGCAAGTTCGTAACGTTGTGATTGATGTTTTGTTCAGAAATAAGAGAGTGGATGATGCGTTCAAGGTGCTCGACGAAATGCTTTGTAAAGGATCGGTCTTTCGTCCTAATAGAATCACTGCTGATATTGTTTTCCATGAGGTTTGGAGAGGACGGCTTTTGAACGAAGAGGAGATTGTTGGGTTGATTTCGAGGTTTGGTTCTCATGGTGTGGCTCCAAACTGTGTGTGGTTGACTCGGTTTATAACTAGTTTATGCAGAAATGCTCGGACCGATGTAGCTTGGGAGGTTTTGAGCGTTCTGATGAAGAACAGGGCTGCTCCGCTTCAAGCTCCTTCCTTCAATGCGTTGTTGACGGTTTTGGGAAGGAATATGGAGATTGGTAGAATGAATGATGTGGTTGTGAAGATGGTCGAGATAAAGGTTCGGCCTGATGTAGTGACGTTGGGGATTCTTATCAACACTTTGTGCAAGTCAAGGAGGGTCGATGAAGCTCTTGAAGTTTTTCAAGAAATGTGTGGGAAGAGAACTGATGATGGGGATGTGATTAAAGCTGATTCGATTCATTTCAACACTCTCATCGACGGGTTATGCAAGGTGGGGAGGATGAAGGAAGCTGAGGAGCTGTTGGTGAAGATGAAAACGGAAGAGGGTTGTGCGCCAACTACGGTTACTTACAATTGCTTGATTGGTGGGTATTGCATAGCGGGACAGCTTGAGACGGCTAAAGAAGTTGTTTCTCGGATGAAGGAGGATGGGATTAAACCCAATGTTGTCACTCTCAATACACTTATCGGCGGAATGTGCAGGCACCATGGAGTGAACATGGCGATTGCTTTCTTTGCAGATATGCAAAGGGAAGGCTTGCAAGGGAACGTGGTTACTTACACGACGTTGATACATGCTTACTGCAGCGTTGGTAACATAGAAAACGCTATGGGACTGTTTGACCAACTGTTGGAAGATGGTTGTTCACCTGATGCAAAGATCTATTACGCTTTGATATCTGGATTGTGCCAAGCTAGAAGAGATCATGACGCGGTTAGAGTGGTGGAGAAACTGAAACAGTCAGGGTTTTCTCTTGATTTGCTGGCTTACAACATGCTGATTGGGCTGTTTTGTGATAAGAACAACGGGGAGAAAGTCTATGAGATGCTAACCGATATGGAGGGAGCAAAGATGAAACCTGATTCCATCACTTACAACACGTTGGTCTCGTTTTTCTGTAAACTCAAGGACTTCGAGAGTGTTCAGAAAATGATGGAGAACATGAGAGAAGACGGGTTGCACCCTACCGTTGTGACGTATGGAGTGATAATAGAAGCTTATTGCTCGGCTGGGGATGTAAGCGAAGCGTTGAAGCTATTCAATGACATGGGTTCGCGCTCAAAGGTCAGTCCGAACACCGTGATGTACAACATTCTCATAAACGCGTTTTGCAAGGCGGGGAATCTCGGACAAGCTATGTCTCTGAAAGAGGAAATGAAAGAGAAGATGGTGAGACCGAATGTGGAAACGTACAATGCCTTGTTTAAGTGTCTTAATGAGGTGCACCAGAAAGAGACGGTGTTTAAGCTAATGGACGAAATGAACCAGTCCTCCTGTGAAGCAAACCAGACCACCGTGGAGATTTTAATGGAGCGTCTCACTAGCTCTGATGATTTGATTAAGCTTAAACAGTTTATGCAAGGTTACCCTGTTGGTTATAAGGTCGAGAAAAACTTCAGTTTTCCGTGTCTTTAG